The following proteins are encoded in a genomic region of Musa acuminata AAA Group cultivar baxijiao chromosome BXJ2-11, Cavendish_Baxijiao_AAA, whole genome shotgun sequence:
- the LOC135626841 gene encoding 4-coumarate--CoA ligase 2-like, producing the protein MISVASHEAQPQIPTSSRPPETQPPETIVFRSKLPDIPIPHHLPLHTYCFEKLPELSEAPCIIAAATGKIYSFSETHLLCRRTAAGLSKLGIEQGDVIMVLLQNSPEFIFTFMGGSMLGAMTTAANPFCTPAEIYKQFKTSGAKVVITQSMYVDKLRAVNEGFPEIGDGLIVVTTDAPPADCISFSQVLDSDETAIPDVTIDPEDPVALPFSSGTTGLPKGVMLTHKSLVSSIAQQVDGENPNLYLKDDDVVLCVLPLFHIFALNSVLLCSLRAGAATMLMPKFEIATMLEGIQRHRVSVAAVVPPLVLALAKNPVVEKYDLTTVRIILSGAAPLGKELEEALRSRVPQAILGQGYGMTEAGPVLSMCPAFAKQPTAVKSGSCGTVVRNAELKVVDPETGFSLGRNQSGEICIRGPQIMKGYLNDVDATSKTIDVEGWLHTGDIGYVDDDDEVFIVDRVKELIKFKGFQVPPAELESLLISHPSIVDAAVVPQKDDAAGEVPVAFVVRAKDSDVSEEAIKEFIAKQVVFYKRVHKVYFIHAIPKSAAGKILRKELRAKLVAASQTAST; encoded by the exons ATGATCTCCGTTGCTTCCCATGAGGCCCAACCCCAGATCCCCACTTCGAGCCGTCCGCCTGAAACCCAGCCACCGGAGACGATCGTCTTCCGGTCGAAGCTCCCTGATATCCCCATCCCTCACCATCTCCCTCTCCACACCTACTGCTTCGAGAAGCTGCCCGAGCTGTCCGAAGCCCCCTGCATCATCGCCGCCGCCACCGGGAAGATCTACTCCTTCTCGGAGACCCACCTCCTGTGCCGCAGGACCGCCGCCGGATTGTCCAAGCTCGGGATCGAGCAGGGGGATGTCATCATGGTCCTCCTCCAGAACTCTCCTGAATTCATATTCACCTTCATGGGCGGATCCATGCTCGGGGCGATGACCACCGCCGCCAACCCCTTCTGCACGCCGGCGGAGATCTACAAGCAATTCAAGACCTCGGGCGCGAAGGTTGTCATCACCCAGTCCATGTACGTCGACAAGCTCCGCGCCGTCAACGAGGGGTTCCCCGAGATCGGCGACGGCTTGATTGTGGTCACCACCGACGCCCCTCCCGCGGACTGCATAAGCTTCTCCCAAGTACTTGATTCCGACGAGACGGCAATTCCCGACGTCACCATCGATCCCGAGGATCCCGTCGCGCTGCCGTTCTCGTCAGGGACGACGGGGCTGCCCAAGGGGGTGATGCTCACGCACAAGAGTTTGGTTTCGAGCATAGCTCAGCAGGTGGATGGAGAAAACCCGAACCTGTACCTCAAGGACGACGACGTGGTGCTGTGCGTGCTTCCCCTGTTCCACATATTCGCCCTGAACTCGGTCCTGCTCTGCTCGCTGAGGGCCGGCGCGGCGACGATGCTGATGCCCAAGTTTGAGATCGCGACGATGCTGGAAGGGATACAGAGGCACAGGGTGTCGGTGGCTGCGGTGGTTCCGCCGCTTGTGCTGGCGCTGGCGAAGAATCCGGTGGTCGAGAAGTACGACTTGACCACCGTAAGGATCATACTCTCCGGAGCTGCGCCGCTGGGGAAAGAGCTGGAGGAGGCTCTGAGGAGCAGAGTCCCTCAAGCGATCCTTGGCCAG GGCTACGGAATGACGGAAGCAGGGCCGGTGCTGTCGATGTGCCCCGCATTTGCCAAGCAGCCAACCGCAGTCAAGTCCGGCTCCTGCGGCACCGTGGTCAGGAACGCCGAGCTGAAGGTGGTGGATCCGGAGACCGGCTTCTCCCTCGGCAGGAACCAGTCCGGCGAGATATGCATCCGTGGGCCGCAGATCATGAAAG GCTACCTCAACGACGTGGATGCCACATCGAAGACGATAGACGTCGAGGGTTGGCTGCACACCGGGGACATCGGGTACGTCGATGACGACGATGAGGTCTTCATAGTGGACAGAGTGAAGGAGCTCATCAAATTCAAGGGCTTCCAG GTGCCTCCAGCTGAGCTCGAGTCTCTGCTAATAAGCCACCCCTCCATTGTTGACGCTGCTGTTGTCCC GCAAAAGGATGATGCAGCTGGTGAAGTTCCAGTTGCATTTGTTGTTCGAGCTAAAGACTCAGATGTCAGTGAAGAAGCCATCAAAGAATTCATAGCTAAACAG GTGGTGTTTTACAAGAGAGTCCACAAGGTCTACTTCATCCATGCCATTCCAAAATCTGCAGCAGGAAAAATACTGAGGAAGGAATTAAGAGCCAAGCTTGTAGCAGCTTCTCAAACAGCGTCAACCTAA